The Fusarium oxysporum f. sp. lycopersici 4287 chromosome 1, whole genome shotgun sequence DNA segment GGAAACATTCAGCCTCCCCACGTTATCATAGCCAGGGAAATCATCTTTGGACTGCTGTATGGTCCTGACACGACCACTGTGAGTGGTTCATAAACTTTCCCCGTCTCCTCAACTGCAAAGCTCGTCGAGTTACAGTCATTTCACGACCCTGATATATGCTACTTGTGGGTCCGGGGAAATCAAAAGGCTGAGGGGGGCGAGATTCAGCTCTGATACAATATCGGCCCGGAGGGAAATAGAGATGGGAAAATCAGCCGCGACCCGGAGTATGAAATCAGATTCGGAGCTGACCTCCGGTTGGTCTGGGGAAGAAGGCCTGGTGCTTGTGGTCGGTATACCTTCATCTGGAGAACTTGACGTCAACTTAACTCAACCAAGGCCACCGTGGTGGagattcttctccttgaggatGAAAAATGGATGTTAGAAACCAAAATATCTCATCATGATGCTTAAAGAAGGCGTAGGGTTTGAGAACATATAAATAAAGCATGTGCCCAAGCTCTCTATTGTTACCAGCTCAGACATATATCGCTTTAGCTACGTTCTCCCACATCATCACTTTCCAACCACCTACAAGAGCATCAAAGCCACAAGATGACCGCTCAAGTGGGCAGAGCCCTCTCCTACGTGACATTCAAGCCTGATATTGGCACCGGCAAACATGAAGCTCCTTATCTCAATGAAGAAGGCTATGTCGACTTCTCGCCCGACGATCTCGAGAACCCGCGAAACTGGTCCCTCAAGCGAAGATGGGCTATTACCTGTATCGCAGTAGTTCTCGTAATGAACGGAAACTTTGCATCAAGCATATTTTCTGGCAGCATCGACTCTGTTATGGAAGAGTTTGGAGTATCAGAGGTTGCTGCGAGCTTGACCACTACAATGTTCTTGCTCGGCTTCTGCGCAGGGCCCTTTGTCTTTGCGCCTCTTTCTGAGTTTTATGGTCGTCGGTGGATCTTTTACATCACTTTTCTTGCCTATATGGCCTTTAGCTTTCTCTGCGCTTTCCCTACAAACTTTGGATCACTACTAGTTGGACGATTCCTGGCTGGTGTCTTTATCTCTGCGCCGCTAAGCACCACCCCGGGCGTTTTGGTCGACCTCTGGGACCCTATTGAGCGAGGAAACGCCACGGGAATCTTCAGCTTGGCTTCCTGGGTTGGCCCATCACTCGGGCCGGTGGTGTCCGGTTTCGTTCAGCTTAAGAAGAACTGGCGATGGGGCATGTACTCCGTCCTATGGCTCGGAGCTTTGACGGTACTTCTTATGTTCTTGATCCCCGAGACGCATGCGCCGACTATTCTGGCGAAAAAGGCAGAGCGTGCCCGGAAATCTGGAATTGCTGGCTATGAAAAGGCCATAAtggagggagaagaagataaacCTTCACTCGCCCATGTCTATAAGCTGGCCCTCACGCGACCTTGGATCCTCATGTTCGACTTGATCTCTCTCCTCTGCTCTATCTACACTTGCATAGTATTCACTCTTCAGTTCATGCTCTTCAGCATCTACCCTATTGTATTCAGAGACATGAGGGGCTGGAATGCTGGCGTTTCGCAACTCCCTCTCCTCGGCCAGGTCGTTGGGGCCGTTCTTGGAGCCATCGTTATCTTCGTTGACAGTGAGCGAAGGCGAAGCAAGGATGCGGCTGGCAAGACGTTACTGCCCGAGGATCGGCTTCTCATGGCTATGTTTGGAGGTGTTGCGTTCCCAATCACCATGTTCTGGCTCGCATGGTCTGCTAATTACAAGTGAGTCTTCAACTTTCCATGTCTCTACACAGGCAACAGTAACCAACATATAACAGCGCTGTCCCTTGGATCGTCCCGACTCTTGCGGGCACTTTCCTCTCTGCCGCTCTAATGCTCGTCTACGTTGCCATAATCAACTATCTTACCGACACATACGCCCTGAGGACGCAGCTTCCGTCATCGCTGCCAACACAGTTGCTCGATCGGCTGGCAGTGCTGCCGCTCCTCTGTTTACGACCCAGATGTTCACTGCTCTTGGTGTAGGTGGTGGAGGTTCTCTCATCGGCGGAGTTGCGACTCTTCTGGCATTGATCCCGtttgtcttcttctggtaCGGTGCTCGTATCCGGAGAAAGAGCAAGTATGCACTTGTCGAGCCTGATCaaatggagaagatggacgAGGAAGCCGATCCTACTGACTATGGTGttcaagctgaagagactCAGCACGCAGGTGATATGGATGAGCCAGCACAGAGCAAGCGTTCCGAGGATgtatgagaaggagaaatTTTTAACGGCACTTTGACCGGCGGAATTTGTGTATTACGAATAGTCTGAAATGGAGATACAAAAAGTGGCATGGTAACGGGGTTTTCTTTCAACCATCAGGAGTTTTGGGTCCATCACAGAAGGGTGTAATGGTTTGGTTCTGATCCATGTAAAATTATAAGTTTTAGACTTAACTTTGTTCATCGTTGAGGGTATTGATATGGAATCGGTTATATGGTTTACTTAAGATCTCGCGCTTTAACATCAATTTGCCATATTTTACCTTGGTCACTGAACCTGAATGTGATCGAGTGTCTCAAAAATGACAGGAAAGGAGCTCGTGTGTTGACTACCAGTGTGAGCTGTCACTACGTCGGTGGTAACATAAACAGACATATGAAACACAGCCAGGTCAATCTGATATTATTAACCAAATACCGAGCCATCTGCAGTGGCCGATAAGGCTGAATTGCAAAAAGCGTGGTGTTCAAACGGCCTGGCCTATCGGGTCGAGTTTACATGGCCCAACACGGTTCATATACAGTAACAAGGACGTCATTCGTAACAGACAGGTCTTCAACAGTGGGCACCCTTGACAACCAACGAAATCTGGACCTGGTGATGGACTTTGATAAATCTGATACATACAGGCATCATTGGCAGTTGATGTGTTGTGGCTGATGCAATAAGGACACGGCTAAGCTGGTCATGAACTCTCATCAGCAGGCATCCTGGTATCGTCTGT contains these protein-coding regions:
- a CDS encoding hypothetical protein (At least one base has a quality score < 10), whose translation is MTAQVGRALSYVTFKPDIGTGKHEAPYLNEEGYVDFSPDDLENPRNWSLKRRWAITCIAVVLVMNGNFASSIFSGSIDSVMEEFGVSEVAASLTTTMFLLGFCAGPFVFAPLSEFYGRRWIFYITFLAYMAFSFLCAFPTNFGSLLVGRFLAGVFISAPLSTTPGVLVDLWDPIERGNATGIFSLASWVGPSLGPVVSGFVQLKKNWRWGMYSVLWLGALTVLLMFLIPETHAPTILAKKAERARKSGIAGYEKAIMEGEEDKPSLAHVYKLALTRPWILMFDLISLLCSIYTCIVFTLQFMLFSIYPIVFRDMRGWNAGVSQLPLLGQVVGAVLGAIVIFVDSERRRSKDAAGKTLLPEDRLLMAMFGGVAFPITMFWLAWSANYNAVPWIVPTLAGTFLSAALMLVYVAIINYLTDTYALRTQLPSSLPTQLLDRLAVLPLLCLRPRCSLLLV